The following nucleotide sequence is from Deltaproteobacteria bacterium.
GATCTACAAAACCCCAATAACGGCTGTCGTAGCTTTCGTCGCGATTGTCCCCCATGACAAATAATTTGCCGGGTGGTACCATTAGGGGTCCGGTATTATCCCGGGGTTGTTCCGTCTCGGGGATGACCATCTGGTCAGAATGGACCCCATGAGGGTCTTCCATGGGGATATGGTTGATATAAACCCTTTTGTCCCTGATTTGGACTGTATCCCCAGGGAGTCCAATGACTCTTTTGATAAAATCCTTTTTCGGGTCCACCGGGTAAATAAAAACGACCACATCATTTCTTTTGGGCGAACTGATAGGGATCAGCGTATAATTGATGGAAGTAAAGGGGACCCTGAGTTTTATCCCGTAAAGGAATTTGTTGACTAAAATATGGTCTCCCACCAACAGAGTGGGTTTCATGGACCCGGAAGGGATCTTGAAGGCCTGGACGACAAAGGCCCGTATCAGCAAAGCCAGAAGAATTGCAATAATGATGGATTCCGCATATTCTCTGACAATGGATTTTTTCCGTTCAGGACTGCGATTTTTATTAAGTTCTTTTTCCAAATAGTCCTCCTGTAACCGTTCAGATCCCTATTCCATAATCGGTCCAATTTAGACCGTGTTGTCTTTCATAGCGAGATTATCGTCAGGAATCAAGAAAAAAGTCTTTATTTTTTCCAAAATACAAAATAATATCTCTCATTATGATCCAGCCATTTTTATCCGACCACCATCCATCCCATGAAATCAATCCCCCATTTCGTTTTTGCCCCTTATGTGGGGGAAAATTAGTTAACAAAAAGATAAAACCCCAGGAACCCGATCGCTTGGTTTGCAGCCTTTGTTCTTTTATCTATTATCTCGATCCCAAAGTGGCTGCCGGGACCGTAACCCTTATTGAAAACAGAATTGTTCTGGCCAAAAGGGGGATTAATCCCGGATATGGTAAATGGGTCATTCCCGGAGGGTTTGTCGATCGGGGGGAAACCCTGGAAGAAGCCGCCATCCGGGAGACACTGGAAGAAACCAATATCCAGGTCCGATTAAATGGTCTTTTGAATGTCTATTCTTATCCTG
It contains:
- a CDS encoding NUDIX hydrolase; the encoded protein is MIQPFLSDHHPSHEINPPFRFCPLCGGKLVNKKIKPQEPDRLVCSLCSFIYYLDPKVAAGTVTLIENRIVLAKRGINPGYGKWVIPGGFVDRGETLEEAAIRETLEETNIQVRLNGLLNVYSYPGKAVVIVAYLAEAVAGVPKACDETLELGMFQYEEIPWDELAFPSTREALKDYRKRCTPSNP
- the lepB gene encoding signal peptidase I; translated protein: MEKELNKNRSPERKKSIVREYAESIIIAILLALLIRAFVVQAFKIPSGSMKPTLLVGDHILVNKFLYGIKLRVPFTSINYTLIPISSPKRNDVVVFIYPVDPKKDFIKRVIGLPGDTVQIRDKRVYINHIPMEDPHGVHSDQMVIPETEQPRDNTGPLMVPPGKLFVMGDNRDESYDSRYWGFVDQKQIIGQAFIIYWSWDRTEFGVRWKRLGKLIR